Proteins from a genomic interval of Streptococcus sp. D7B5:
- a CDS encoding alpha/beta hydrolase, whose amino-acid sequence MKPNDIAEAIAFYNREHEMLKRHLIAVVDCDLVVYHRPGSASKGHIIFYHGACGRSQMWAHQYDAFDGFDLYFVNVRGQGESPMKVGLPDLEGAIQDVDAILSYFKLDKVILVGHSWGGNPLQEYTYRHPERVLALVMVDSWGQHRYLSDKERGRIKYSSLMYKTIPWKVIADKNSKMCTDNPITRELVKTAIIETGRDVFLNLGITGFLAVHEIEGYKGNPPMLLVRGENDFPKHLKIIYDGIIALNPNARQVTISDSKHQPMNDHPKEFNQIVGDFFEEVVAL is encoded by the coding sequence ATGAAGCCAAATGATATTGCTGAAGCTATTGCTTTTTATAACAGAGAACACGAGATGTTGAAACGTCATCTTATAGCAGTCGTAGATTGTGATTTGGTTGTTTATCATCGTCCTGGAAGCGCAAGTAAAGGGCATATTATTTTTTATCATGGAGCTTGTGGACGCAGTCAGATGTGGGCTCACCAGTATGATGCTTTTGATGGATTTGACCTTTACTTTGTAAATGTTAGAGGGCAGGGTGAATCACCTATGAAAGTTGGGCTACCCGACTTGGAAGGCGCTATTCAAGATGTAGATGCCATTTTGTCCTATTTTAAGCTGGATAAGGTGATATTGGTTGGTCATTCTTGGGGAGGAAATCCACTTCAAGAGTATACCTATCGCCATCCAGAAAGAGTCCTAGCCTTGGTCATGGTAGATAGTTGGGGACAGCATCGTTACCTATCAGATAAAGAAAGAGGTCGAATCAAATATAGTTCTCTTATGTACAAAACGATTCCTTGGAAGGTGATTGCTGATAAGAACTCAAAAATGTGTACTGATAACCCTATCACAAGAGAATTGGTCAAGACGGCCATTATAGAAACTGGGCGAGATGTTTTCTTGAATCTTGGAATCACAGGTTTCTTGGCAGTCCACGAGATAGAAGGATATAAAGGAAATCCTCCCATGCTATTAGTAAGAGGAGAAAATGATTTCCCCAAACACCTAAAAATAATCTATGATGGTATCATTGCTCTAAATCCCAATGCGCGTCAAGTAACGATTTCAGACAGCAAACACCAACCGATGAATGACCACCCTAAAGAGTTTAATCAGATAGTTGGTGATTTTTTTGAAGAAGTAGTAGCCTTGTAA
- a CDS encoding MazG nucleotide pyrophosphohydrolase domain-containing protein yields the protein MKDLTFRQLQAYLLEHYQQSRTDEGLFIKLVEEVGEVAEVLNGRSGRKEGVQDSNEELAKELADIIHYTVAIAAINDIDLTKTIFDKDKKAAIKYQHKQDLEEFLDNFQEN from the coding sequence ATGAAGGATTTAACCTTTAGACAATTACAAGCTTACTTACTCGAACATTACCAGCAATCTCGAACTGATGAAGGCCTCTTTATCAAGCTAGTGGAGGAAGTCGGAGAAGTAGCCGAGGTCTTGAATGGGCGCTCTGGTCGAAAAGAGGGTGTCCAGGACTCAAATGAGGAACTAGCCAAAGAACTGGCAGATATTATTCACTACACGGTCGCTATTGCGGCTATCAACGACATTGACCTAACCAAAACCATTTTTGACAAAGATAAAAAAGCAGCCATTAAGTATCAGCACAAACAAGATTTGGAAGAATTTTTGGATAACTTCCAAGAGAACTAG
- the rpsP gene encoding 30S ribosomal protein S16 has translation MAVKIRLTRMGSKKKPFYRINVADSRSPRDGRFIETVGTYNPLVAENQVTLKEDRVLAWLADGAQPSDTVRNILSKEGVLKKFHDSKFSK, from the coding sequence ATGGCAGTTAAAATCCGTTTGACTCGTATGGGTTCTAAGAAAAAACCTTTCTACCGTATCAACGTAGCAGACTCACGTTCACCACGTGACGGACGTTTCATCGAAACAGTTGGTACTTACAACCCACTTGTTGCTGAAAACCAAGTAACTTTGAAAGAAGACCGCGTTCTTGCATGGTTGGCTGATGGAGCTCAACCTTCAGATACAGTTCGCAACATCCTTTCAAAAGAAGGCGTATTGAAAAAATTCCACGATTCTAAATTCTCAAAATAA
- a CDS encoding ABC-F family ATP-binding cassette domain-containing protein: MSILEVKNLSHGFGDRAIFEDVSFRLLKGEHIGLVGANGEGKSTFMSIVTGKMLPDEGKVEWSKYVTAGYLDQHAVLKEGQTVRDVLRTAFDELFKAEARINDLYMEMAEEGADIDALMEEVGELQDRLESRDFYTLDAKIDEVARALGVMDYGMDTDVTSLSGGQRTKVLLAKLLLEKPDILLLDEPTNYLDAEHIDWLKRYLQNYENAFVLISHDIPFLNDVINIVYHVENQQLTRYSGDYYQFQEVYAMKKSQLEAAYERQQKEIADLKDFVARNKARVATRNMAMSRQKKLDKMDIIELQSEKPKPSFDFKPARTPGRFIFQAKDLQIGYDRPLTKPLNLTFERNQKVAIIGANGIGKTTLLKSLLGIIPPIAGEVERGDYLELGYFEQEVEGGNRQTPLEAVWNAFPALNQAEVRAALARCGLTTKHIESQIQVLSGGEQAKVRFCLLMNRENNVLVLDEPTNHLDVDAKDELKRALKEYKGSILMVCHEPDFYEGWMDQIWDFNKLT, translated from the coding sequence ATGAGTATTTTAGAAGTTAAAAATTTGAGTCACGGTTTTGGTGACCGTGCAATTTTTGAAGATGTGTCCTTCCGTCTCCTCAAGGGAGAGCATATCGGTCTAGTTGGTGCTAACGGTGAAGGGAAATCAACCTTTATGAGCATTGTGACTGGTAAGATGTTGCCAGACGAAGGAAAGGTGGAGTGGTCTAAATATGTGACTGCTGGCTATCTGGACCAGCACGCTGTACTAAAAGAAGGCCAAACCGTGCGTGATGTTTTGCGGACAGCCTTTGATGAGCTTTTTAAAGCAGAAGCTCGTATCAATGACCTCTATATGGAAATGGCAGAAGAAGGAGCAGATATCGACGCGCTGATGGAAGAAGTTGGGGAGCTCCAAGATCGTTTGGAGAGTCGTGATTTTTATACTTTAGATGCCAAGATTGATGAAGTGGCGCGTGCCCTCGGTGTCATGGACTATGGTATGGATACGGATGTAACCTCTTTGTCAGGTGGACAAAGAACCAAGGTGCTTTTAGCCAAACTCCTCCTTGAAAAGCCAGATATCTTGCTCTTGGACGAGCCAACCAACTACTTGGATGCCGAACACATTGACTGGCTCAAGCGTTATCTCCAAAACTATGAGAATGCCTTTGTCCTTATTTCGCATGATATTCCTTTCCTGAATGATGTTATCAATATCGTATATCACGTTGAAAACCAACAATTGACTCGTTACTCTGGAGACTACTACCAGTTCCAAGAAGTCTATGCCATGAAGAAATCTCAGCTGGAGGCGGCCTATGAACGTCAACAGAAAGAGATTGCAGACCTCAAGGATTTCGTGGCTCGAAACAAAGCGCGTGTTGCAACGCGTAATATGGCCATGTCCCGTCAAAAGAAACTCGATAAGATGGACATCATCGAACTTCAAAGTGAGAAGCCAAAACCATCCTTTGATTTCAAACCAGCTCGTACGCCTGGGCGCTTTATCTTCCAAGCCAAGGACTTACAGATTGGTTATGACCGTCCACTTACCAAACCCTTAAACCTCACCTTTGAACGCAATCAAAAGGTTGCCATTATTGGGGCAAATGGTATTGGGAAAACAACTCTCTTGAAGTCTCTCTTGGGCATTATTCCACCAATCGCTGGAGAAGTTGAACGTGGCGACTACCTTGAACTTGGTTACTTTGAACAAGAAGTAGAAGGGGGCAATCGTCAAACTCCTCTCGAAGCAGTTTGGAATGCCTTTCCTGCCCTTAACCAAGCAGAAGTTCGTGCAGCCCTTGCCCGCTGTGGTTTGACAACCAAGCACATCGAAAGTCAAATTCAGGTCTTGTCAGGTGGGGAACAGGCCAAGGTGCGTTTCTGTCTCTTGATGAACCGTGAAAACAACGTCTTAGTACTGGACGAGCCGACCAACCACTTGGATGTAGATGCCAAGGATGAACTCAAACGCGCTCTCAAAGAATACAAGGGATCGATTCTTATGGTTTGTCACGAACCAGACTTTTATGAAGGCTGGATGGACCAAATCTGGGACTTTAACAAGCTAACTTAA
- the trmD gene encoding tRNA (guanosine(37)-N1)-methyltransferase TrmD, translating to MKIDILTLFPEMFSPLEHSIVGKAREKGLLDIQYHNFREYAEKARHVDDEPYGGGQGMLLRAQPIFDAFDAIKKKNPRVILLDPAGKQFDQAYAEDLAQEEELIFICGHYEGYDERIKTLVTDEISLGDYVLTGGELAAMTMIDATVRLIPEVIGKESSHQDDSFSSGLLEYPQYTRPYDYRGMVVPDVLMSGHHEKIRQWRLYESLKKTYERRPDLLENYQLTAEEEKMLAEIKENKE from the coding sequence ATGAAGATTGATATTTTAACCCTCTTTCCAGAGATGTTTTCTCCGCTGGAACACTCGATTGTTGGGAAGGCTCGAGAAAAAGGGCTCTTGGATATCCAGTATCATAATTTCAGAGAATACGCTGAAAAGGCCCGTCACGTCGACGATGAACCATATGGAGGCGGTCAGGGGATGTTGCTCCGAGCCCAACCTATTTTCGATGCCTTTGATGCAATTAAAAAGAAAAATCCCCGTGTCATTCTTCTTGATCCTGCTGGAAAACAGTTCGATCAAGCTTACGCTGAGGATTTGGCTCAGGAAGAGGAACTGATCTTTATCTGTGGTCACTATGAAGGGTATGACGAGCGTATCAAGACCTTGGTAACCGATGAAATTTCCCTAGGAGACTATGTTTTGACTGGAGGAGAATTGGCAGCCATGACCATGATCGATGCGACCGTGCGCTTGATACCAGAAGTAATTGGTAAGGAGTCTAGTCACCAGGATGATAGCTTCTCTTCGGGACTTCTCGAATATCCTCAGTACACTCGCCCTTATGACTATCGTGGCATGGTAGTACCAGATGTGCTTATGAGTGGACACCATGAAAAGATTCGCCAGTGGCGGCTGTATGAGAGTCTAAAGAAGACCTACGAGCGCAGACCTGACCTGCTAGAAAACTATCAACTGACAGCCGAAGAAGAAAAGATGCTGGCTGAAATCAAAGAAAACAAAGAATAA
- a CDS encoding zinc-ribbon domain-containing protein yields the protein MILFWGSKGYQKDLGHTQTAIECGHCNNVDTWEIIETGRKFTFYWIPLFPYGKSYFVSCPICHYGKEIEKSEIENYLNY from the coding sequence ATGATTTTATTTTGGGGTTCTAAAGGTTATCAGAAAGACTTGGGACATACGCAAACTGCGATCGAATGTGGTCACTGTAACAATGTCGACACTTGGGAGATCATAGAAACTGGGCGCAAATTCACCTTCTACTGGATTCCACTTTTCCCTTATGGTAAAAGTTACTTCGTTTCTTGTCCGATTTGCCACTACGGTAAAGAAATTGAGAAATCTGAAATTGAAAACTATTTAAATTACTAG
- the kphA gene encoding RNA-binding protein KphA translates to MDTIENLIIAIVKPLISQPDALTIKIEDTPEFLEYHLDLDQSDVGRVIGRKGRTISAIRTIVYSVPTEDKKVRIVIDEK, encoded by the coding sequence ATGGATACGATTGAAAATCTCATTATTGCGATTGTGAAACCTTTGATTTCACAACCTGATGCCTTAACTATCAAGATTGAAGACACACCAGAGTTTTTGGAGTATCACTTGGATCTTGACCAAAGCGATGTCGGTCGTGTTATCGGTCGTAAGGGTCGCACTATCTCAGCGATAAGAACGATTGTCTACTCTGTCCCAACTGAAGACAAAAAAGTAAGAATCGTTATCGATGAAAAATAA
- a CDS encoding peptidylprolyl isomerase, with product MKKLATLLLLSTVALAGCTSIQRGLRGDEYVDSSISAEESSKAAAQAAKDLNDALTNDNANFPQLSKEVAEDEAEVILHTNQGDIRIKLFPKLAPLAVENFLTHAKEGYYNGITFHRVIDGFMVQTGDPKGDGTGGQSIWHDKDKTKDKGTGFKNEISPYLYNIRGALAMANTGQPNTNGSQFFINQNSTDISAKLPTSKYPKKIIEAYKEGGNPSLDGKHPVFGQVIEGMDIVDKIAKAEKDEKDKPTSAITIDSIEVVKDYDFSKK from the coding sequence ATGAAAAAACTAGCAACCCTTCTTTTACTATCAACGGTAGCCCTTGCTGGATGTACTAGTATCCAACGTGGTCTCCGTGGTGATGAATATGTCGACTCCAGCATCTCAGCTGAAGAAAGCTCAAAAGCAGCTGCTCAGGCTGCCAAAGATTTGAATGACGCATTGACCAATGACAATGCCAACTTCCCTCAACTTTCTAAGGAAGTTGCTGAAGACGAAGCTGAGGTCATTTTACACACAAATCAAGGCGATATCCGCATCAAACTCTTTCCAAAACTAGCACCACTAGCAGTTGAAAACTTCCTCACTCACGCTAAGGAAGGCTATTATAACGGCATCACCTTCCACCGTGTCATTGATGGCTTTATGGTCCAAACTGGAGATCCTAAGGGAGATGGTACAGGGGGCCAATCTATCTGGCATGATAAGGATAAAACGAAGGATAAGGGAACTGGTTTCAAAAATGAAATCTCTCCTTACCTATACAATATCCGAGGAGCCCTTGCTATGGCTAATACTGGTCAACCAAACACCAACGGTAGCCAGTTCTTCATCAACCAAAACTCAACAGATATTTCAGCTAAACTCCCTACCAGCAAGTATCCAAAGAAAATCATCGAAGCCTATAAAGAAGGTGGAAATCCAAGTCTAGACGGTAAACACCCTGTCTTTGGTCAAGTCATCGAGGGCATGGATATTGTTGACAAAATTGCCAAGGCTGAAAAAGATGAGAAAGACAAACCAACATCTGCTATCACCATTGATAGTATCGAAGTGGTGAAAGACTACGACTTCAGTAAAAAATAA
- a CDS encoding DMT family transporter, whose amino-acid sequence MNEKTKAYLAALSFSAIIGFSFLFTKIALGYASPLTNLAHRYTIAALVLVILHQTKLIKVSLSRKDIFSILPMSLFYPLLFFIFQSFALQYISSSEAGILQALVPIFTLLLASVFLKEKTSLLQKFFLLLSVAGVVFIFLSKGANFSTETASLGFLLMLGSVLANAINNILSKAKGGRYRAMDMTVVVIFVGFVTFNSLSLTSHYLEGNILAYFAPLGQVPYLLSILYLGILASIVTGSLSIYAIVRLGASTVSVFGNLGTVLTILAGALILHEPIYSYHVIGATLIIAGILGMNLMRKK is encoded by the coding sequence ATGAACGAGAAAACAAAAGCTTACCTAGCAGCCTTATCCTTTTCAGCAATCATTGGATTTTCTTTTTTATTTACAAAGATTGCTTTAGGCTATGCCAGTCCTCTCACCAACTTAGCGCATCGCTATACAATCGCTGCTCTGGTATTGGTCATCCTTCATCAAACCAAACTTATCAAAGTGAGTTTAAGTAGAAAAGATATTTTTTCTATTCTTCCTATGAGTCTTTTCTATCCACTTCTCTTTTTTATTTTTCAATCTTTTGCCTTACAGTATATATCGTCTTCTGAAGCGGGAATTTTACAAGCTCTTGTCCCAATTTTTACACTCCTTTTAGCATCGGTTTTTCTCAAGGAGAAGACAAGTTTGCTACAAAAGTTCTTTTTACTTTTATCCGTAGCAGGAGTAGTTTTCATCTTCCTTAGTAAAGGAGCAAACTTTAGCACTGAAACTGCTAGCTTGGGCTTTCTCTTGATGTTGGGATCTGTTCTCGCCAATGCGATAAACAATATCCTCAGCAAGGCTAAAGGAGGTCGCTATCGGGCTATGGATATGACAGTTGTTGTGATATTTGTTGGCTTCGTCACCTTTAATTCGCTGAGTCTGACCTCTCACTATCTAGAGGGGAACATATTAGCTTACTTTGCGCCACTTGGACAGGTACCCTATCTGCTTTCCATCCTCTATTTGGGAATTTTAGCATCTATCGTGACTGGTAGTCTTTCTATCTATGCTATCGTTCGCCTCGGCGCATCAACCGTCAGTGTCTTTGGCAATCTTGGAACAGTTTTGACCATTCTAGCCGGAGCCCTTATCCTCCACGAACCGATTTATAGCTACCATGTGATTGGAGCTACTTTGATTATTGCTGGAATCTTAGGCATGAATCTGATGAGAAAAAAGTAA
- a CDS encoding VanZ family protein has translation MTKKRELILRLGVAVYSLCIVCFCFTPQPQLPTGVETPGIQTFGRLVFLLTPLNSLWNLGEVTSLGQVLWIFLQNILNVFLLFPLVFQLIYLCPNLRQTKKILLLSFLLSLGIECTQLVLDFFFDFNRVFEIDDLWTNTLGGYLAWVLYKGLHKNKIRN, from the coding sequence ATGACTAAAAAAAGAGAATTAATCTTAAGATTGGGAGTGGCTGTTTACAGCCTATGCATTGTCTGTTTTTGTTTTACTCCCCAGCCTCAACTTCCTACAGGAGTGGAAACTCCAGGTATTCAAACTTTTGGACGCCTGGTTTTTCTTTTAACTCCCTTAAACTCCCTTTGGAATCTGGGTGAAGTGACTAGTTTGGGACAAGTCCTTTGGATCTTTTTGCAGAATATTTTAAATGTCTTCTTGCTCTTCCCTCTGGTCTTTCAACTGATCTATCTCTGTCCAAACTTGCGGCAAACCAAAAAAATCCTCCTTCTCAGTTTTCTACTGAGCCTGGGAATTGAGTGTACGCAACTGGTCTTAGACTTTTTCTTTGATTTTAATCGCGTCTTTGAGATTGATGATTTGTGGACCAATACCCTGGGAGGCTATCTGGCTTGGGTCCTCTATAAAGGACTGCATAAAAACAAGATAAGGAATTAG
- a CDS encoding putative immunity protein: MKPEDYAWNEFERTAYKTKMNHLPSPYKVAIWDDSEKRLELEQILDRLPQKELARWALENSQDFLSLIDIGDEGEKNKIIRQTYEAFDARLRNEFSPHELRKAGFAANLLSKNAQNQIAKYAARVFVQAISTAHMRGHAIVSADYAIKVRNLQEADKLELVRKEREKQIRLAESFLANVIDKR; this comes from the coding sequence ATGAAACCAGAGGATTATGCATGGAATGAGTTTGAACGAACTGCCTATAAGACTAAAATGAATCACCTACCCAGTCCTTACAAAGTTGCCATTTGGGATGACTCTGAGAAAAGATTGGAGCTAGAACAAATACTGGATAGACTTCCTCAGAAAGAACTAGCTCGATGGGCATTAGAGAACTCGCAAGATTTCTTATCTTTAATTGATATCGGTGATGAAGGTGAGAAAAATAAAATAATTCGGCAAACTTATGAGGCTTTTGATGCACGATTGAGAAATGAGTTCTCACCTCATGAGTTGAGAAAAGCAGGTTTCGCAGCAAATCTCCTCTCTAAAAATGCCCAAAATCAAATCGCTAAGTACGCTGCCAGAGTCTTTGTACAAGCTATTTCAACAGCCCATATGAGAGGACACGCCATCGTTTCCGCGGATTATGCTATCAAAGTAAGGAATCTCCAAGAGGCAGACAAGCTAGAACTTGTAAGAAAAGAACGAGAAAAGCAGATCAGACTGGCTGAATCCTTTTTAGCTAATGTAATAGATAAACGGTGA
- the rimM gene encoding ribosome maturation factor RimM (Essential for efficient processing of 16S rRNA): MNYFNVGKIVNTQGLQGEMRVLSVTDFAEERFKKGAELALFDEKDQFVQTVIIASHRKHKNFDIIKFKDMYHINAIEKYKGYSLKVAEEDLNDLDDGEFYYHEIIGLDVYEGDNLIGTIKEILQPGANDVWVVKRKGKRDLLLPYIPPVVLNVDIPNKRVEVEILEGLDDED, encoded by the coding sequence ATGAACTACTTTAATGTTGGAAAAATCGTCAATACGCAGGGTCTACAGGGTGAGATGCGAGTCTTGTCTGTGACGGATTTTGCTGAAGAACGGTTTAAAAAAGGGGCAGAGCTAGCTTTATTTGATGAAAAAGACCAGTTTGTCCAAACAGTGATCATCGCCAGCCACCGCAAGCATAAGAACTTTGACATTATCAAATTCAAAGACATGTACCATATCAATGCGATTGAAAAGTACAAGGGTTACAGTCTCAAGGTTGCTGAAGAAGACCTAAATGACTTAGACGATGGAGAATTCTACTATCACGAGATTATCGGTTTGGATGTTTACGAGGGTGACAACTTGATTGGAACTATCAAGGAAATCCTACAACCAGGGGCCAATGATGTCTGGGTGGTCAAGCGAAAAGGTAAGCGAGATTTGCTTTTGCCTTACATTCCGCCAGTAGTTCTCAATGTTGATATTCCAAACAAGCGGGTCGAAGTGGAAATCTTAGAAGGACTAGATGATGAAGATTGA